The following are from one region of the Oncorhynchus gorbuscha isolate QuinsamMale2020 ecotype Even-year unplaced genomic scaffold, OgorEven_v1.0 Un_scaffold_1409, whole genome shotgun sequence genome:
- the LOC124022745 gene encoding ladderlectin-like, with protein MTRLQETITMAMLTLLLLLCAAFTLGDRMTARIANDLVTFAADQRNPCPRGWFHFNSRCFMFVKTARTWPNAERHCQLLGEKLKPVYNTVKYLGANLASVHSYEESQFVQAVVLITTGSFPLTWIGGFDAVQAKVEKDRLWFWSDGSKFDHQSWAEGEPNNHNGRREPCIQINFGAENGWNDESCGESYPSVCSIRTCLILQTVN; from the exons ATGACCAGACTACAG gagACTATCACCATGGCGATGTTGACCCTTCTACTGCTTCTCTGCGCTGCCTTTACACTGGGCGACAGAATGACTGCGCGCATAGCAA ATGATTTGGTGACATTTGCAGCAGACCAAAGAAACCCATGCCCCAGAGGCTGGTTCCATTTTAATTCACGCTGCTTCATGTTTGTCAAAACGGCAAGGACATGGCCCAATGCGGAG CGCCACTGTCAGTTACTTGGAGAAAAACTGAAGCCTGTGTACAACACTGTAAAGTACCTTGGCGCAAACCTGGCATCTGTGCACAGCTATGAAGAGTCCCAATTTGTACAGGCGGTGGTGTTGATCACGACTGGCAGTTTCCCTCTTACCTGGATTGGCGGATTTGATGCTGTTCAAGCAAAGGTGGAAAAG GACAGGCTATGGTTCTGGAGTGACGGCTCCAAATTTGATCACCAGAGCTGGGCTGAAGGGGAGCCGAATAACCACAATGGTCGCAGAGAGCCATGTATTCAGATCAACTTTGGAG CTGAAAACGGCTGGAACGATGAATCATGTGGAGAGAGCTATCCCTCCGTGTGCTCCATAAGAACCTGTTTAATCCTTCAAACTGTCAATTGA